A genomic region of Solanum dulcamara chromosome 2, daSolDulc1.2, whole genome shotgun sequence contains the following coding sequences:
- the LOC129880853 gene encoding CBL-interacting protein kinase 18-like, which produces MEKKGNVLMQKYDLGRLLGQGNFAKVYFGRNIETGQSVAVKVIDKEKVLKAGLIEQTKREISVMALVEHPNVLQLYEVMATKSKIYLVIEHAKGGELFKKLTKGRLKEKLARKYFQQLINAVDCCHSRDVYHRDLKPENVLLDEDGNLKVSDFGLSALAESKRQDGLLHTTCGTPAYVAPEVISRKGYDGAKADIWSCGVILFVLLAGYLPFQDSNLMEMYRKIRQAEFKCPNWFPPEVQRLLSRILDPNPSTRISIAKIKGSSWFKKGLDSRNVVTKVEEKEKFSLDAIAIIQDCTHNSISPSVSKQELPKPKNLNAFDIISLSSGFDLSGLFITKNQKEDLQFISAKPASSIMSKLEEVGRNLKLEVMKKEAGFMRLEGSGEGRYGTLSIDAEIFEITPSFHLVELKKSYGDKVEYQKILKQVIRPALEEIVWAWQGEQPINR; this is translated from the coding sequence ATGGAGAAGAAAGGAAATGTACTGATGCAAAAATATGATTTGGGGAGATTATTAGGTCAAGGCAACTTTGCTAAGGTTTATTTCGGAAGAAATATTGAAACAGGACAGAGTGTAGCCGTGAAGGTAATTGACAAAGAGAAGGTTCTCAAGGCCGGACTGATCGAACAGACTAAGAGAGAGATATCAGTTATGGCATTGGTCGAACACCCAAATGTTCTACAGCTATATGAGGTCATGGCAACTAAATCTAAGATTTATTTAGTCATTGAACATGCCAAAGGTGGTGAACTTTTCAAAAAGTTGACAAAGGGGAGGCTCAAGGAAAAATTAGCTAGGAAGTACTTTCAGCAATTGATTAACGCCGTTGATTGTTGCCACAGCCGAGATGTTTATCACCGTGATCTGAAACCAGAAAATGTGCTTCTAGATGAGGATGGAAATCTTAAGGTATCAGACTTTGGATTAAGCGCCTTGGCTGAGTCAAAAAGGCAGGATGGCTTACTCCACACAACATGTGGAACCCCAGCTTACGTTGCACCTGAGGTGATTAGTAGAAAAGGATATGATGGCGCCAAAGCTGATATCTGGTCTTGTGGGGTGatcttatttgttttgttggCCGGTTATCTTCCATTCCAAGACTCAAATCTTATGGAGATGTATAGGAAGATAAGGCAGGCTGAGTTCAAATGCCCTAATTGGTTCCCACCAGAAGTGCAGAGATTACTTTCTAGGATCCTTGATCCAAACCCTAGTACGAGGATTTCCATAGCAAAGATAAAGGGAAGCTCTTGGTTCAAGAAAGGTTTGGATTCCAGAAATGTGGTAACCAAAGtagaagaaaaggaaaagttTAGCCTAGACGCCATCGCTATTATTCAAGATTGTACACATAACAGTATCTCTCCCTCCGTGTCAAAGCAAGAGTTGCCAAAACCGAAAAATCTAAATGCATTTGATATAATCTCTCTTTCAAGTGGATTCGACTTGTCTGGTTTATTCATAACAAAGAATCAGAAGGAAGACTTGCAATTCATTTCAGCGAAGCCTGCCTCTTCTATCATGTCCAAACTTGAGGAAGTTGGCAGGAATCTAAAGCTGGAAGTAATGAAGAAAGAAGCTGGATTTATGAGATTAGAAGGATCGGGTGAGGGTAGATATGGGACTCTGTCTATCGATgctgaaatatttgaaattacTCCGTCCTTCCACTTGGTTGAGCTGAAAAAGTCGTATGGTGATAAGGTAGAGTACCAAAAGATACTGAAACAAGTTATAAGACCTGCTCTGGAGGAAATTGTTTGGGCTTGGCAAGGCGAGCAGCCTATTAATCGTTAG